In the Sphingobium sp. RAC03 genome, CGACGGGGGCGGGCCAAGGTCCGCCCTCTTTTTGCTCTTCTCCGTGAGACTATGCGCGAGGGCTCCGGCCGGCGCAGTCAGTTCGTCCGACGCGACCCCGAAGCGCCGGCGATATTCGGCAGGTGCCAACCCGGTAACCCGCTGGAAAATCCTGCGAAAGGCCGAGGAATCGCTATAGCCGACAGTCCAGGCGATTTGGTCGACGGATGTGCGCGTGTGCTCAAGCAGTTCACGCGCCTTCTCGACACGGATTTGTTGGGCATATTCGGTAGGCCTAAGGCCCGTGGCGAGTTTGAAACGGCGCATGAACGTGCGTTCTTCCAGGCCCGCGCGTTGCGCGAGCGCAGCGACGGAAATCTCCCGCGCACCGGTCGCCTGCATCCAATGCTGAATGGCGAGGATGCTGGCATCTCCATGACGGAGCATCGGCACAAACTGTGCATAGGGACGCTGCGCGCGCCCGGGCGGATCGACCAGCAGGAAACGCGATGTGCTGAGCATGACGCTGGGTCCCAGCAGACGCTCCACCAGGGTAAGGCCCAGATCGGTCCAGGCGAGAATCCCGCCCGCAGTGATGATGTCGCCATCGTCGATCAACATCCGATCGGCGTCGACCCGTACGGTTGGAAACCGAGAGCCCAATGTCTTGGCGAACGCCCAGTGAGTGGTTGCCGGTCGGCCACTCAGCAGCCCCGTCTCGGCAAGCACAAAAGCGCCAGCGCACACCGAGCACAGCGTGGCTCCGCCTCGGTGCAGGCCAGACATCCAGTCGGCGAAAGCAGTCATCTTTTGCATCTGTTCCGGGACCACCAGGCTGGGGGGCGTGACGACATGCGTGAGCGAATGCGGTGCTTTCGGGTCGGTATCGAAGATGCAGACGATGTCCGCGTCTTCCTGCCGCCAATGGCTGACGCGGATCGCATTCGGGGAATCGGCCGATCGCGCAATGTCGTTGGCGATGCGGAACAGGTCCGTCAGGCCGTAAATCGCGGAAAGCTGGCAGTCTGGATATAGCAGCAGCCCTATTTCCGCGACCAGGCGGGTCTTTGTGCTCATGTCACTTCTGTCTCGCATACTGTCGGTTTCGGCTAGCGCCACTAAGCGGCGTGCACCCTATACCTTCTCAAGCAAGAAGCTTTCGGGTCACAGCTACCAAATCAGAAGGAAACGGAATTGTATATGAAGCTCGCAACCGCGATCGCAGCCGCGTTCGTCGCGTCCGGCACCGTCGCAGCAACAACGCAGGCCACACAGGGGGTCACGCGCACCGACCTGCAGCGCCACGACTTGTCGATGGAGGGCCGCGAGACGGTTCAGGCGCGGATCGACATCGCGCCGGGGGTTACTGCACCATGGCACCGCCATCCCGGCGAGGAGGTGATCTACGTCATTGAGGGCGTCCTGGAGTATCAGCTCGAGGGCAAGAACCCGGTGACCCTAAAGGCAGGTCAAGTGCTGTTCGTTCCTTCTGGCGTTGCGCACAAAGCTCACAACCCCGGCACCACGAACGGCGCCGAATTGGCGACGTACATCGTCGAAAAGGGCAAGCCGCTCGTCGTGCCCGCGCCGCATGTTGAAAAGCACTGACATTGCCCTGGGCCAGTGTCCGCTTTCTGGCATCGCGCCAAGGGCAGACACATCCAGCCCAACATACAACGATACCGCGCGGTCCCGCCGGTGGGCGGCAGGTTGAGCCGATGCCTCAACATCAACCAACGACCGCTATTGGGTTTGCGAGAGTCGCGCCGGGACGGCGACAATTGGGGGGCGTTGCTGCCGGGCAGGTCCCCGCCCGCGGAACGACGGGTTCGGGCATCAGCCGTCGTTCGCGCCGCTCCGCTAAAGGACGTATTTGGTCGCGTTCTGCCGGAATAGCTGCCGGTCCGCACCTGGGAGCGAAATTGTGGGGCTGAGTGGCAGGGAAGGGTCGACTGCTACCGGAAGCGAACGCTGAGTTGTGGGACTGTGGTGCAGTCGACGAGCGGTACGTTGAACGGCCGAGTTTGTCCGGAGCCGACATTCAGCGTTCGTGGCGACGCAGGTGGCAGCAAATGGTCGCAAGCGGGCTGAGCGCTTTTCCAATTCAAGGCTTCACGATTACATGCGGCAGCCGATCAGTCCTTCCCGAGCGGAGCGAGATACTGCTCGTCGGTGACCTTCTCCATCCAGGCTACTGGTGTACCGTTCACTGACTCCTGGATCGCGATATGAGTCATGGCGTGATGCAACGTCGCCCCATGCCAATGCTTGTGTTCTGCCGGGCACCATAGAATGTCGCCTGCGTTG is a window encoding:
- a CDS encoding cupin domain-containing protein → MKLATAIAAAFVASGTVAATTQATQGVTRTDLQRHDLSMEGRETVQARIDIAPGVTAPWHRHPGEEVIYVIEGVLEYQLEGKNPVTLKAGQVLFVPSGVAHKAHNPGTTNGAELATYIVEKGKPLVVPAPHVEKH
- a CDS encoding GlxA family transcriptional regulator; this translates as MALAETDSMRDRSDMSTKTRLVAEIGLLLYPDCQLSAIYGLTDLFRIANDIARSADSPNAIRVSHWRQEDADIVCIFDTDPKAPHSLTHVVTPPSLVVPEQMQKMTAFADWMSGLHRGGATLCSVCAGAFVLAETGLLSGRPATTHWAFAKTLGSRFPTVRVDADRMLIDDGDIITAGGILAWTDLGLTLVERLLGPSVMLSTSRFLLVDPPGRAQRPYAQFVPMLRHGDASILAIQHWMQATGAREISVAALAQRAGLEERTFMRRFKLATGLRPTEYAQQIRVEKARELLEHTRTSVDQIAWTVGYSDSSAFRRIFQRVTGLAPAEYRRRFGVASDELTAPAGALAHSLTEKSKKRADLGPPPSTG